A DNA window from Chloroflexota bacterium contains the following coding sequences:
- a CDS encoding sugar ABC transporter permease: protein MSVLPRASLSVQPAGLVMRIRTSRDLPGVILVLPAVLTLTALLGYPVLYNLWLGFQQKHTIQPVGTWVGLQNYAFFLLNDRQFWDSFWLGLLYAIVTVVAQLVLGIGAALLLNEDFKGRMLVRGVALFPYMIPITLSVIIWRWVFNNQYGIANHLIVGTGITARPPLWLGPDWIFWTLCMISVWTFFPFVLISILARLQTVPPELYDAAKVDGAGAVGRFIHITLPQIQTVLFIVILLRSVWMFTKFDIVWMWGGQSYGGLGEFVRILPMYTYHRIFGLFQAGEGAALANIMFFMLLVAAYFYFRYFQTDEAHA, encoded by the coding sequence ATGAGCGTACTGCCGCGCGCGTCTCTGAGCGTTCAGCCTGCTGGCCTCGTCATGCGGATCCGTACCAGCAGGGATTTGCCGGGCGTGATCCTGGTGCTGCCGGCCGTCCTGACCCTGACCGCCCTGCTCGGCTACCCGGTCCTCTACAACCTCTGGCTGGGGTTTCAGCAGAAGCACACGATCCAGCCAGTCGGTACCTGGGTTGGGCTCCAGAACTACGCGTTCTTCCTGCTGAATGACCGACAGTTCTGGGACAGCTTCTGGCTCGGACTGCTCTACGCCATCGTCACCGTGGTTGCCCAACTGGTGCTGGGGATCGGGGCGGCGCTGCTGCTCAACGAGGACTTCAAGGGGCGGATGCTGGTCAGAGGCGTTGCGCTCTTCCCGTACATGATCCCGATCACCCTGTCGGTGATCATCTGGCGCTGGGTCTTCAACAACCAGTACGGCATCGCCAACCACCTGATCGTCGGGACGGGGATCACCGCCCGCCCGCCCCTCTGGCTCGGGCCGGACTGGATCTTCTGGACCCTCTGCATGATCAGCGTCTGGACGTTCTTTCCGTTCGTGCTGATCTCGATCCTGGCGCGCCTCCAGACGGTCCCGCCCGAGCTCTACGATGCCGCGAAGGTGGACGGCGCTGGAGCGGTCGGCAGGTTCATCCACATCACGCTGCCGCAGATCCAGACGGTGCTGTTCATCGTGATCCTGCTGCGGTCTGTCTGGATGTTCACCAAGTTCGACATCGTGTGGATGTGGGGCGGCCAGTCCTATGGAGGCCTGGGCGAGTTCGTCCGAATCCTGCCGATGTACACCTACCACCGCATCTTCGGGCTGTTCCAGGCCGGCGAGGGCGCTGCACTGGCGAACATCATGTTCTTCATGCTGCTCGTGGCAGCGTACTTCTACTTCCGCTACTTCCAGACCGACGAGGCACACGCATGA
- a CDS encoding carbohydrate ABC transporter permease has protein sequence MIGQAAAPAPSPASAPASSPWLTGARARKLGYQVMIYTGAALLTGYCVVPLVWMLLTSLKPPGEVITYPPAILPREPTLRNFRLLFEESLILTFLWNSIVAAVGSTVLSILIGTLAAYSLTRYRYPGRGKLATLILLGYMFPPIVLIIPFFVWFKAIGLTDSYIGLTVTYVALGLPFATWLLWAFFQSIPLELEEAAWIDGATRARAIIHVVLPLSLPGVIATSIFTFIVAWNEYLFALILMNTDRMKTLPVGLADLLNRPMTDWGVIMAAGVVITVPALLFFILTQNYLVKGWGAGAVKG, from the coding sequence ATGATCGGTCAGGCCGCCGCTCCCGCTCCGTCGCCTGCATCGGCGCCGGCGTCGTCCCCCTGGCTGACTGGTGCTCGTGCGCGCAAGCTCGGGTACCAGGTGATGATCTACACTGGCGCCGCGCTGCTCACGGGCTACTGCGTGGTGCCGCTGGTCTGGATGCTGCTCACCTCGCTGAAGCCGCCGGGTGAGGTCATCACCTACCCGCCGGCGATCCTTCCCCGCGAACCGACACTGCGGAATTTCCGGCTGCTGTTCGAGGAGTCGCTGATTCTGACCTTCCTCTGGAACAGCATCGTCGCGGCGGTCGGCTCCACCGTCCTGAGCATCCTGATCGGCACGCTGGCGGCGTACAGCCTGACGCGGTATCGGTATCCTGGCCGCGGCAAACTCGCCACGCTGATCCTGCTCGGGTACATGTTCCCGCCTATCGTGCTGATCATCCCGTTCTTCGTCTGGTTCAAGGCCATCGGCCTGACAGACAGTTACATCGGGCTGACGGTGACCTACGTGGCCCTCGGGCTGCCGTTTGCGACGTGGCTGCTGTGGGCGTTCTTCCAGAGCATCCCGCTGGAGCTTGAGGAGGCGGCCTGGATCGACGGGGCGACGCGCGCTCGGGCGATCATCCACGTGGTGCTGCCGCTCTCGCTGCCGGGCGTGATCGCGACCTCGATCTTCACGTTCATTGTGGCGTGGAACGAGTACCTGTTCGCGCTGATCCTGATGAACACGGACCGCATGAAAACGCTGCCGGTCGGGCTGGCGGACCTGTTGAACCGTCCGATGACGGACTGGGGCGTCATCATGGCGGCCGGCGTGGTCATTACCGTGCCGGCGCTGCTGTTCTTCATCCTGACGCAGAACTACCTGGTCAAGGGCTGGGGCGCCGGCGCGGTGAAGGGCTGA
- the tmk gene encoding dTMP kinase produces the protein MQQLAGKLIAIEGIDQAGKQTVCQWLAETLRANGVPAEQTGFPDYSTPLGQEITAFLSGQRAYPAEARQLLYAANRWERAAELRSWLAAGTAIVVDRYSASGIAYGAAQGLDMAWMREVERGLPPADLTILLDIAPEVSLARKTTARDAYETRLDLLAAARAAYHTLAQAPGWLVVDAAADRDTVRERVLAALQQHLAA, from the coding sequence GTGCAACAGCTGGCCGGCAAGCTCATCGCCATTGAGGGCATCGATCAGGCGGGCAAGCAGACCGTCTGCCAGTGGCTCGCCGAGACCCTGCGCGCCAACGGTGTCCCCGCCGAGCAGACCGGCTTTCCCGACTACAGCACGCCGCTCGGCCAGGAGATCACCGCGTTTCTCTCGGGGCAGCGCGCCTACCCCGCCGAGGCTCGTCAACTGCTCTACGCCGCCAACCGCTGGGAGCGCGCCGCCGAGCTGCGCTCCTGGCTGGCGGCCGGGACGGCCATCGTCGTGGACCGCTACTCGGCGTCGGGGATCGCCTACGGCGCGGCGCAGGGGCTCGACATGGCCTGGATGCGGGAGGTCGAGCGCGGTCTGCCGCCCGCCGACCTGACGATCCTGCTCGACATCGCGCCCGAGGTCTCCCTGGCCCGCAAGACGACCGCCCGCGACGCCTACGAGACGCGCCTGGATCTGCTGGCGGCGGCCCGGGCGGCGTACCACACCCTGGCGCAGGCGCCGGGCTGGCTGGTGGTCGACGCCGCCGCCGACCGCGACACCGTCCGAGAGCGCGTGCTGGCTGCCCTGCAACAGCATCTGGCCGCGTAG
- the ilvB gene encoding biosynthetic-type acetolactate synthase large subunit: MRLNGSQILSKALHEEGVEVIFGIPGGTIMPLYDEMHKHPMRHLLVRHEQAAAHMADGYARVKRDVGVCMGTSGPGATNLVTGILNAHMDSSPIVAITVNVPSAMIGTDAFQEADISGITIPVTKQNYFVRHTRDLARIVKEAFYIARHGRPGPVHIDIPKDVLLNEADFVYPTAVDLPGFQPTFEGSLVQIRKAARLIERARRPVIIAGQGVLISQASAELLAFAEKTDIPVVNTLLGLSSFPQSHRLYNGWPGMHGYVYSSYSVDQADLVIGIGNRFDDRFCGKFSAFAPKAKIVHIDIDPAEIGKNVRVDVPIVGDVKRVLNKLTPEIGECESHDEWFEQIAEWKREFPLKQYPDDTPHLFTPQVINAITKATDGKAYIVADVGQHQMFAAQYYPFEEPGQFQTSGGLGTMGYSLPAAIGVQVARPDKEVWAIAGDGCFQMNLQELAVLIQDRVPVKIAVVNNGYLGMVRQWQQLFWEGNYQHVDLATGTPDFVKLAEAYAIPGWRVTKPSELNAAIAAARAHPGPALVEFCVYREENVFPMVPSGAALSEVIPDTPYVPAAIATPIPAAAPAAPAAPAPVHA; encoded by the coding sequence ATGCGGTTGAACGGGTCGCAGATCCTGAGCAAGGCGCTCCACGAAGAGGGCGTCGAAGTCATTTTCGGCATTCCGGGCGGCACCATCATGCCGCTCTACGACGAGATGCACAAACATCCCATGCGGCACCTGCTGGTCCGGCACGAGCAGGCCGCCGCGCACATGGCCGACGGTTACGCCCGCGTCAAGCGCGACGTCGGCGTGTGCATGGGCACGTCCGGCCCGGGGGCCACCAACCTCGTCACCGGCATCCTGAACGCGCACATGGACTCATCGCCCATCGTCGCCATCACCGTCAACGTCCCCTCGGCGATGATCGGCACGGACGCCTTCCAGGAAGCCGACATCTCGGGCATCACCATCCCGGTCACGAAGCAGAACTACTTCGTGCGGCACACCCGCGATCTGGCGCGCATCGTCAAGGAAGCGTTCTACATCGCGCGGCACGGCCGGCCGGGGCCAGTCCACATCGACATCCCGAAGGACGTCCTCCTCAACGAGGCCGACTTCGTCTACCCGACCGCTGTCGATCTGCCGGGCTTCCAGCCGACGTTTGAGGGCAGCCTTGTCCAGATCCGCAAGGCCGCGCGCCTCATCGAGCGGGCCAGGCGGCCGGTCATCATCGCCGGGCAGGGCGTGCTGATCTCGCAGGCCAGCGCGGAGCTGCTCGCCTTCGCCGAGAAGACCGACATCCCGGTGGTCAACACGCTGCTCGGGCTGTCCAGCTTCCCGCAGTCGCACCGGCTGTACAACGGCTGGCCCGGCATGCACGGCTACGTCTACTCGTCGTACTCGGTCGATCAGGCCGACCTGGTCATCGGCATCGGCAACCGCTTCGACGACCGCTTCTGCGGCAAGTTCTCGGCGTTCGCGCCCAAGGCGAAGATCGTCCACATCGATATCGACCCGGCTGAGATCGGCAAGAACGTCCGCGTGGACGTCCCGATTGTGGGCGACGTCAAGCGCGTGCTCAACAAGTTGACGCCGGAGATCGGCGAGTGCGAGAGCCACGACGAGTGGTTTGAGCAGATCGCGGAGTGGAAGCGCGAGTTCCCGCTCAAGCAGTACCCGGATGACACCCCGCACCTGTTCACGCCCCAGGTCATCAACGCCATCACCAAGGCGACAGACGGCAAGGCGTACATCGTGGCGGATGTCGGCCAGCACCAGATGTTCGCGGCGCAGTACTACCCCTTCGAGGAGCCGGGCCAGTTCCAGACCTCTGGCGGCCTCGGCACGATGGGCTACTCGCTGCCGGCGGCCATCGGCGTGCAGGTGGCGCGGCCAGACAAGGAAGTGTGGGCCATCGCCGGCGACGGCTGCTTCCAGATGAACCTGCAGGAGCTGGCCGTGCTGATCCAGGACCGGGTGCCGGTCAAGATCGCCGTCGTCAACAACGGCTACCTGGGCATGGTCCGCCAGTGGCAGCAGTTGTTCTGGGAAGGCAACTACCAGCACGTCGATCTGGCGACGGGCACGCCGGACTTCGTCAAGCTGGCCGAGGCCTACGCGATCCCCGGCTGGCGCGTGACGAAGCCGTCTGAGCTGAACGCCGCTATCGCGGCGGCGCGGGCGCATCCTGGCCCGGCCCTGGTGGAGTTCTGCGTCTACCGGGAGGAGAACGTCTTCCCGATGGTCCCGTCGGGCGCGGCCCTCTCCGAGGTCATCCCGGATACCCCGTACGTCCCCGCTGCGATTGCCACGCCGATCCCGGCCGCCGCGCCGGCTGCCCCGGCGGCGCCAGCCCCGGTTCACGCGTAG
- the ilvN gene encoding acetolactate synthase small subunit — protein sequence MKHTLVATMADGPAVLNRVVSLFRQRGFAIDSLTIGKTHEQHVMRLTMVVDGSKTAVEQVIKQLYKVIEVRKVSDLTEDQTVERELALVKVTSKSTTLRTEILQMVDVYRGRVVDISTNSLTVEVTGPTDKIDSMISMLRPYGIKEMVRTGLVAMARGVMAGQEKGREALRLREVS from the coding sequence TTGAAGCACACACTGGTTGCCACGATGGCGGACGGGCCGGCCGTCCTGAACCGGGTGGTCTCGCTGTTCCGGCAGCGGGGCTTCGCCATCGACTCGCTGACCATCGGCAAGACGCACGAGCAGCACGTGATGCGGCTCACGATGGTGGTGGACGGCTCCAAGACGGCCGTCGAGCAGGTCATCAAGCAGTTGTACAAGGTCATCGAGGTCCGGAAGGTCTCGGACCTGACCGAGGACCAGACGGTCGAGCGTGAGCTGGCGCTGGTCAAGGTCACGTCGAAGTCGACCACGCTCCGGACCGAGATCCTGCAGATGGTGGATGTCTACCGGGGCCGTGTGGTGGACATCTCGACCAACTCGCTGACCGTCGAGGTGACCGGCCCGACGGACAAGATCGACTCGATGATCTCGATGCTCCGGCCGTACGGCATCAAGGAGATGGTGCGGACGGGGCTGGTGGCGATGGCGCGCGGCGTCATGGCTGGCCAGGAGAAGGGGCGCGAGGCGCTCCGCCTGCGCGAAGTATCCTAG
- the ilvC gene encoding ketol-acid reductoisomerase — protein MALNVYYESDADLSLLQGKKIAVIGYGSQGHAHALNLKESGCDVVVGLYEGSKSAAKAKADGLTVLNADEAAKAADIIMIVTPDESQKVIFERDILPNLKDGDTLMVAHGFNLLYGLITPPANIDVSMIAPKSPGHLVRDQYVMGNGVPALLAVHQDYTGNAKRTALAYGKGIGSARAGIVETNIKDETETDNFGEQAVLCGGVSALVQAGFETLVDAGYAPELAYFECLHELKLIVDLFYRGGLSLMRYSVSNTAEFGDYYAGPRIVDEHVKENMRQLLREIQDGTFANTWILENVAGAPKLKAMRARGAEHQIEKVGAELRAMMPFIQKQA, from the coding sequence TTGGCACTCAACGTGTATTACGAGTCCGACGCCGACCTGTCGCTGCTTCAGGGCAAGAAGATCGCCGTCATCGGCTACGGCAGCCAGGGCCACGCGCACGCGCTGAACCTGAAGGAGAGCGGCTGCGACGTTGTCGTCGGGCTGTACGAGGGCTCGAAGTCCGCTGCGAAGGCGAAGGCTGACGGCCTCACCGTCCTGAACGCGGACGAGGCGGCCAAGGCCGCCGACATCATCATGATCGTCACGCCGGACGAGTCACAGAAGGTGATCTTCGAGCGCGACATCCTGCCGAACCTGAAGGACGGCGACACCCTGATGGTGGCGCACGGCTTCAACCTGCTGTACGGCCTGATCACCCCGCCGGCCAACATCGACGTCTCGATGATCGCGCCGAAGAGCCCGGGCCACCTGGTTCGCGACCAGTACGTGATGGGGAACGGCGTGCCGGCCCTGCTGGCGGTCCACCAGGACTACACGGGCAACGCCAAGCGCACGGCCCTGGCGTACGGCAAGGGCATCGGCTCGGCGCGGGCCGGCATCGTCGAGACCAACATCAAGGACGAGACCGAGACCGACAACTTCGGCGAGCAGGCGGTGCTCTGCGGCGGCGTCAGCGCCCTGGTGCAGGCCGGCTTCGAGACGCTGGTCGACGCGGGCTACGCGCCGGAGCTGGCGTACTTTGAGTGCCTGCACGAGCTGAAGCTGATCGTGGACCTGTTCTACCGTGGCGGCCTCAGCCTGATGCGCTACTCGGTCAGCAACACGGCTGAGTTCGGCGACTACTACGCCGGGCCGCGCATCGTGGACGAGCACGTCAAGGAGAACATGCGGCAGCTGCTCCGCGAGATCCAGGATGGCACGTTCGCCAACACCTGGATCCTGGAGAACGTGGCTGGCGCGCCGAAGCTCAAGGCGATGCGCGCCCGTGGCGCCGAGCACCAGATCGAGAAGGTCGGTGCGGAGCTCCGCGCCATGATGCCGTTCATTCAGAAGCAAGCCTGA
- a CDS encoding 2-isopropylmalate synthase: MDRGSWVVGTPPLPRTYDLRSNTPGETTVAHVRIFDTTLRDGEQSPGFSMTSEQKLLFAKQLERLNVDVIEAGFPAASPDDFAAVQQIAREIKGRIVTGLARAVPEDIDTLWEAVKVAENPRLHTFMSTSDIHLERQFRISREEGKARAVAMVARAKAYCSDVEFSPMDSTRSDWNYLYEVIEAVIEAGATTINIADTVGYVMPDEFGELIAGVWGKVKNADKATISVHCHDDLGMAVANSLAAIRAGARQVEGCINGIGERAGNASIEEVVMALKVRKDFYTGFETQIDATQFCPTSDMLAEFTGQGPQPNKAIIGRNAFAHESGIHQDGVLKDTTTYEIMTPQSVGRAESKLVMGKHSGRHALRVELGKIGYAVGTYDLLEAFKQFKLVADHKKEVLEPDLHEIMKAVQSVVAVPAR; the protein is encoded by the coding sequence ATGGATCGTGGGTCCTGGGTGGTGGGGACGCCTCCCCTCCCCAGGACCTACGACCTGCGATCCAACACCCCCGGAGAGACGACCGTGGCACACGTACGCATCTTCGACACGACGCTGCGCGATGGGGAGCAGTCGCCCGGCTTCTCGATGACGTCTGAGCAGAAGCTCCTGTTTGCCAAGCAGCTCGAGCGACTGAATGTGGACGTGATCGAAGCCGGGTTTCCGGCCGCCTCCCCGGATGACTTCGCCGCCGTACAGCAGATCGCCCGCGAGATCAAGGGGCGCATCGTCACGGGGCTGGCGCGGGCCGTCCCCGAGGACATCGACACCCTCTGGGAAGCGGTGAAGGTCGCGGAGAACCCGCGCCTGCACACGTTCATGTCAACGTCGGACATCCACCTGGAGCGGCAGTTCCGCATCTCGCGCGAAGAGGGCAAGGCGCGGGCGGTGGCGATGGTGGCGCGCGCCAAGGCGTACTGCTCGGACGTCGAGTTCTCGCCGATGGACTCGACGCGCTCGGACTGGAACTACCTGTACGAGGTCATCGAGGCCGTCATCGAGGCTGGCGCGACGACGATCAACATCGCGGACACCGTCGGCTACGTGATGCCGGACGAGTTCGGCGAGCTGATCGCGGGCGTCTGGGGCAAGGTCAAGAACGCCGACAAGGCGACGATCTCGGTCCACTGCCACGACGACCTGGGCATGGCCGTCGCGAACTCGCTGGCGGCGATCCGGGCTGGCGCGCGGCAGGTTGAGGGCTGCATCAACGGCATCGGCGAGCGGGCCGGCAACGCCTCGATCGAAGAGGTCGTGATGGCGCTGAAGGTCCGCAAGGACTTCTACACCGGCTTCGAGACGCAGATCGACGCGACCCAGTTCTGCCCGACCAGCGACATGCTGGCTGAGTTCACGGGCCAGGGGCCGCAGCCGAACAAGGCGATCATCGGCCGGAACGCCTTCGCGCACGAGTCGGGCATCCACCAGGACGGCGTCCTCAAGGACACGACGACCTACGAGATCATGACGCCGCAGTCCGTGGGCCGCGCCGAGAGCAAGCTGGTCATGGGCAAGCACTCCGGCCGCCACGCGCTGCGGGTGGAGCTTGGCAAGATCGGGTACGCGGTGGGCACCTACGATCTGCTGGAGGCGTTCAAGCAGTTCAAGCTGGTGGCCGACCACAAGAAGGAAGTCCTCGAGCCCGACCTGCACGAGATCATGAAGGCGGTGCAGTCGGTGGTCGCCGTGCCCGCGCGTTAG
- the leuB gene encoding 3-isopropylmalate dehydrogenase, with translation MPAKKRFKIVVLPGDGIGPEVVAEGVKVLRGVERRFGHTFDLEEHTVGGAAIDAYGTPLKPETLAAAKKADAVLLGAVGGPKWDDPKAEVRPEQAVLGLRKGLGLYANLRPVRTLPALIDNSTFKPEVIAGVDLLFVRELTGGTYFAKPKKIWQTKSGTRAVDTTLYTEQEIERAVRAAFELAKGRRKKVTSVDKANVMATSRLWRIVAERVAAEYPDVEFGHMLADSCAMHLTRRPTDFDVVVADNLFGDLLTDLAAMLGGSLGMLPSASLGAGRASLYEPIHGSAPDIAGKGLANPLATILSVGMLLRHGLKLEAEATAVETAVLQALDQGLRTPDTARAGEQALLCAETGDRIAQSVLEGQAAVAV, from the coding sequence ATGCCAGCCAAGAAGAGGTTCAAGATCGTCGTGCTGCCGGGCGACGGCATCGGCCCCGAGGTGGTAGCCGAGGGCGTGAAGGTGCTTCGCGGCGTCGAGCGCCGCTTCGGCCACACCTTTGACCTGGAGGAGCACACCGTCGGCGGCGCAGCCATCGACGCTTACGGGACGCCGCTGAAGCCGGAGACGCTGGCCGCCGCGAAGAAGGCGGACGCCGTGCTGCTGGGCGCGGTCGGCGGCCCGAAGTGGGACGATCCGAAGGCGGAGGTCCGGCCGGAGCAGGCCGTGCTCGGGCTGCGGAAGGGGCTGGGTCTCTACGCCAACCTGCGCCCGGTCCGCACCCTGCCCGCGCTGATCGACAACTCGACTTTCAAGCCGGAGGTCATCGCCGGCGTCGATCTGCTGTTCGTGCGCGAGCTGACGGGTGGCACCTACTTCGCGAAGCCGAAGAAGATCTGGCAGACGAAGTCGGGCACGCGGGCCGTGGACACGACCCTCTACACCGAGCAGGAGATCGAGCGGGCCGTGCGCGCCGCCTTCGAGCTGGCGAAGGGCCGCCGCAAGAAGGTGACCTCGGTGGACAAGGCGAACGTGATGGCGACCTCGCGGCTCTGGCGCATCGTGGCCGAGCGGGTGGCCGCCGAGTACCCGGACGTCGAGTTCGGACACATGCTGGCCGACTCCTGCGCGATGCACCTGACCCGCCGCCCGACGGACTTCGACGTGGTGGTGGCCGACAACCTGTTCGGCGACCTGCTCACGGACCTCGCGGCGATGCTCGGCGGCTCACTCGGGATGTTGCCGTCTGCCAGCCTCGGGGCCGGCCGGGCCAGCCTCTACGAGCCGATCCATGGGAGCGCCCCGGACATCGCGGGGAAGGGCCTTGCCAACCCGCTGGCAACCATCCTCAGCGTCGGGATGCTGCTGCGGCACGGCCTCAAGCTGGAGGCCGAGGCGACGGCCGTCGAGACGGCAGTGCTCCAGGCGCTGGATCAGGGCTTGCGGACCCCGGACACGGCCCGGGCCGGCGAGCAGGCGCTGCTCTGCGCCGAGACCGGCGACCGCATCGCGCAGTCGGTGCTGGAAGGGCAGGCGGCCGTCGCCGTGTGA
- a CDS encoding histidinol-phosphatase HisJ family protein → MVDYHIHTARCGHARGEMAAYVEQAIRSGLPEMGFSDHIFLYWLPTDERDPELAMSEPEFDRYVEDVLQIRAAYPDITIRLAVEADFIPDQEPTLKGILDRYPWDYVLGSVHFIGDWGMDDSRYLAGYDTWDIDELYEHYFSLVLRAADSGHFDTMAHLDLVKKFGHRPRKDTADLYARVARGLAAAGVAIEVNTAGLHKPVAELYPHLDLLTACRKAGVPVTLGSDAHAPEEVARDFPLALDHLRAAGYSRILAYQGRRRDWKSV, encoded by the coding sequence CTGGTCGACTACCACATCCACACCGCCCGCTGCGGCCACGCGCGCGGCGAGATGGCCGCCTACGTCGAGCAGGCCATCAGGAGCGGCCTCCCCGAGATGGGCTTCTCCGACCACATCTTTCTGTACTGGCTCCCCACGGACGAGCGCGATCCTGAGCTCGCCATGTCCGAGCCGGAGTTCGACCGGTACGTTGAGGACGTGCTCCAGATCCGGGCCGCCTACCCGGACATCACCATCCGCCTGGCCGTCGAAGCGGACTTCATCCCGGACCAGGAGCCGACCCTCAAAGGCATCCTCGACCGCTATCCCTGGGACTACGTGCTTGGCAGCGTCCACTTCATCGGGGACTGGGGCATGGACGACAGCCGCTACTTGGCCGGCTACGACACCTGGGATATCGACGAGCTGTACGAGCATTACTTCTCGCTGGTGCTGCGGGCGGCGGACAGCGGCCACTTCGACACGATGGCCCACCTCGATCTCGTCAAGAAGTTCGGGCACCGGCCCCGCAAGGACACCGCCGACCTGTACGCACGCGTGGCGCGAGGGCTGGCCGCCGCCGGCGTCGCCATCGAGGTCAACACGGCCGGCCTCCACAAGCCCGTGGCTGAGCTGTACCCGCACCTGGACCTGCTCACGGCCTGCCGGAAGGCCGGTGTGCCCGTGACCCTCGGCTCAGACGCCCATGCGCCGGAGGAGGTCGCCCGGGACTTCCCGCTCGCGCTGGACCATCTCAGGGCGGCCGGCTACAGCCGCATCCTGGCGTACCAGGGCCGCCGCCGAGACTGGAAGAGCGTGTAG
- a CDS encoding thiamine pyrophosphate-requiring protein yields MKVSHAVGEILKREGVDFITGYPVNHILEGAAAADVRPIIVRQERVGLHMADAVSRTTSGKRLGVFVMQHGPGSENAFGGVAQAYGDSVPIVVLPMGFPRNLQNISPNFSSLLNFQHVTKWVEQVSLPNEIPNALRRAFTQARNGRPRPTMIEIPSDVMTAEIADDFHYVPTKALKVGPDPDLVKEAAEALINAQRPVIYAGQGVHYAEAWPQLKELAELLQAPVTTSIQGKSAFPENHPLSLGCAGRSLPRAAWEFLQNSDVIFGIGCSFSSTNYGTTMPKGKTIIHATLDSLDLNKDVESQHAIIGDAGLILDALLLELKDRLKSKPHGRGGEVAAKVAELHGKWIEDWTPKLTDTSAPISPYRVIWDMLHTLDVPNTIMTHDAGSPRDQIVPFWKPTTPLSYIGWGKTTQLGYGLGLAMGAKLAHPDKLCVNFWGDAAIGFTGMDFETAARERIPIMSCLMNNFSMAIELKVMPVSTEKYRSTDISGNYADMAKAFGCYGERITDPNEIVPALKRGIQKTQEGVPVLLEFLTQKETNISTF; encoded by the coding sequence ATGAAGGTGTCCCACGCGGTTGGGGAAATCCTCAAGCGCGAAGGTGTTGACTTCATCACCGGGTACCCGGTCAACCACATTCTCGAAGGCGCGGCGGCCGCCGATGTCCGGCCGATCATCGTGCGCCAGGAGCGTGTAGGCCTGCACATGGCCGACGCCGTCAGCCGGACCACCTCGGGCAAGAGGCTCGGCGTGTTCGTGATGCAGCACGGGCCAGGCTCCGAGAACGCCTTCGGCGGCGTGGCTCAGGCCTATGGCGACTCCGTGCCGATCGTCGTCCTGCCGATGGGGTTCCCCCGCAACCTCCAGAACATCTCCCCCAACTTCAGCTCGCTGCTGAACTTCCAGCACGTGACGAAGTGGGTGGAGCAGGTCTCGCTCCCGAACGAGATCCCGAACGCCCTGCGGCGGGCCTTCACCCAGGCGCGCAACGGCCGGCCCCGCCCGACCATGATCGAGATCCCCTCCGACGTGATGACGGCGGAGATCGCGGACGACTTCCACTACGTCCCCACCAAGGCGTTGAAGGTCGGTCCGGACCCAGATCTCGTCAAGGAAGCCGCCGAGGCGCTGATCAACGCCCAGCGGCCAGTGATCTACGCGGGCCAGGGCGTCCACTACGCCGAGGCGTGGCCGCAGCTCAAGGAGCTGGCCGAGCTGCTCCAGGCGCCGGTCACCACCAGCATCCAGGGCAAGAGCGCCTTCCCCGAGAATCATCCGCTCTCGCTGGGCTGCGCCGGCCGCTCGCTGCCGCGCGCCGCCTGGGAGTTCCTCCAGAACTCGGACGTGATCTTCGGCATCGGGTGCAGCTTCTCGTCCACCAACTACGGCACGACGATGCCGAAGGGCAAGACGATCATCCATGCCACGCTCGACTCGCTCGACCTGAACAAGGACGTCGAGTCGCAGCACGCCATCATCGGCGATGCCGGCCTGATCCTGGACGCGCTTCTGCTGGAGCTGAAGGATCGGCTGAAGAGCAAGCCACACGGCCGGGGCGGCGAAGTGGCGGCGAAGGTCGCCGAGCTGCACGGCAAGTGGATCGAGGACTGGACCCCGAAGCTGACGGACACCTCCGCGCCGATCAGCCCGTACCGCGTGATCTGGGACATGCTCCACACCCTCGACGTCCCGAACACGATCATGACGCACGACGCCGGCAGCCCGCGCGACCAGATCGTCCCGTTCTGGAAGCCGACCACGCCGCTGTCGTACATCGGCTGGGGCAAGACGACGCAGCTCGGCTACGGCCTCGGGCTGGCGATGGGCGCGAAGCTGGCCCACCCCGACAAGCTGTGCGTCAACTTCTGGGGCGACGCCGCCATCGGCTTCACGGGCATGGACTTCGAGACGGCCGCCCGCGAGCGGATCCCGATCATGTCCTGCTTGATGAACAACTTCTCGATGGCCATCGAGCTGAAGGTGATGCCGGTCTCGACCGAGAAGTACCGCAGCACCGACATCAGCGGCAACTACGCCGACATGGCCAAGGCGTTCGGGTGCTACGGGGAGCGGATCACCGATCCGAACGAGATCGTCCCGGCGCTCAAGCGCGGCATCCAGAAGACCCAGGAAGGCGTGCCGGTCCTGCTGGAGTTCCTGACCCAGAAGGAAACGAACATCTCGACGTTCTGA